The Colletotrichum higginsianum IMI 349063 chromosome 2, whole genome shotgun sequence genome has a segment encoding these proteins:
- a CDS encoding Phytanoyl-CoA dioxygenase, with protein MTSKSLDVVTKQTGADARLARSASAAPPVPDLDALIAHVEAHGYVVIPHAFAAEEADEAHAEILRLASSPARAGPAGADGGRNEFEGLRTRRIYALLDKSPVFRRFPLHPALLALNDHFLGPGFLLNAYHSVYIQPGESPQALHHDDGYVGIPRPHPPFGTGVMIALDDFTATNGATVVIPGSHAWGPDTGHANVPRREDTVPVVMPKGSAVFFLGTLWHGGGENTSARERRALTVQYCRSWVRPLENQILSVEWEKLGGMPRRLVDLLGYGVGSPFVGYADGVHPWKVVQRRLQERRERHHRL; from the exons ATGACGAGCAAAtcgctcgacgtcgtcacGAAGCAGACCGGTGCcgacgcccgcctcgccAGGTCCGCGTCGGCCGCCCCGCCCGTGCcggacctcgacgccctcatCGCCCACGTCGAGGCGCACGGCTACGTCGTGATCCCGcacgccttcgccgccgaggaggcggacgaggcccACGCCGAGATCCTCCGCCTCGCGTCTTCACCGGCCCGCGCCGGGCCCGCCggggccgacggcggccgcaACGAGTTCGAGGGCCTCCGGACGCGGCGCATCTACGCGCTCCTCGACAAGTCGCCCGTCTTCCGCCGGTTCCCCCTGCACCCGGCCCTGCTCGCGCTGAACGACCACTTCCTGGGCCCGGGGTTCCTGCTGAACGCGTACCACAGCGTCTACATCCAGCCCGGGGAGTCGCCCCAGGCGCTGCATCACGACGACGGGTACGTCGGCATCCCGAGACCCCATCCCCCTTTCGGAACG GGCGTCATGATCGCGCTCGACGACTTCACTGCCACGAACGGCGCGACGGTCGTGATCCCGGGCTCGCACGCCTGGGGCCCGGACACGGGCCACGCGAACGTGCCCCGCCGCGAGGACACGGTCCCGGTGGTCATGCCCAAGGGcagcgccgtcttcttcctcgggACGCTGtggcacggcggcggggagaaCACGTCGGCCCGCGAGAGGCGGGCGCTGACGGTGCAATACTGCCGGTCCTGGGTGCGCCCGCTCGAGAACCAGATCCTCTCCGTCGAGTGGGAGAAGCTGGGCGGCATGCCGCGGCGGCTGGTGGATCTGTTGGGGTACGGGGTCGGCTCGCCGTTCGTCGGATACGCCGACGGCGTTCACCCATGGAAGGTCGTGCAGAGGCGTCTGCAGGAGCGGCGGGAGCGCCACCACAGGTTGTGA
- a CDS encoding C6 transcription factor: MMASTMPSPPLWLFLFLAVASLALASAPSLDTLPAQITAPALIPPMDALVVDDRTPTMIKGRWTMLPPGRDELKKRDEDGITPTPTAAGATKAKPTTLTVSVTAPAAATVDVVPSPLPSPFDTSLAFNFTSNDGASCPRFINSFLTNQNFKKCYPLSMLLQGSRSFFEAEKQLLSIVRVLDATCSADVEFCTEFLNGVAGNLTMDANCGSDYQSGNPIVMQAYLGLKSYEMLYKATCLTDPDTSMYCFANAVTNLTTPSNVYFYYLPLNMSLPGSANPTCGACLRQTMEIYQTFTTNRKLAIASTYEDAAMQVNTICGPEYVNDTLLAAVSSAVLAVPSWALTAATLALAMVCHFW, from the exons ATGATGGCCTCCACCATGCCTTCACCGCCGCTATGgcttttccttttcctgGCCGTCGCCTCTCTGGCGCTGGCTTCGGCACCCTCGCTGGACACGCTCCCGGCTCAAATCACGGCCCCGGCGTTGATCCCCCCCAtggacgccctcgtcgtcgatgaccGCACGCCCACCATGATCAAGGGCCGTTGGACCATGCTCCCGCCGGGGCGCGACGAGCTGAAGAagcgcgacgaggacggcatcaCGCCCACGCCGACCGCGGCCGGGGCGACCAAGGCCAAACCCACGACGCTGACCGTCTCCGTCAccgctcccgccgccgccacggtGGACGTTGTTCCGTCCCCCCTGCCCTCGCCCTTCGACACCAGCCTCGCCTTCAACTTCACGAGCAACGACGGCGCCTCCTGCCCGCGCTTCATCAACTCGTTCCTCACCAACCAGAACTTCAAGAAGTGCTACCCGCTCTCGATGCTGCTCCAG GGCTCGCGATCCTTtttcgaggccgagaagcagcTCTTGAGCATCGTGCGCGTGCTCGACGCCACCTgcagcgccgacgtcgaATTCTGCACCGAGTTCCtcaacggcgtcgccggcaaCCTCACCATGGACGCCAACTGCGGCTCCGACTACCAGAGCGGCAACCCCATCGTCATGCAGGCCTACCTCGGCCTCAAGTCGTATGAGATGCTGTACAAGGCCACCTGCCTCACCGACCCGGACACGTCCATGTACTGcttcgccaacgccgtcacgAACCTCACCACGCCCTCCAACGTCTACTTCTACTACCTCCCGCTCAACATGTCGCTCCCCGGCAGCGCGAACCCGACGTGCGGCGCGTGCCTCCGGCAGACCATGGAGATCTACCAGACCTTCACCACGAACCGCAAACTCGCCATCGCGTCGACGTacgaggacgccgccatGCAGGTCAACACCATCTGCGGCCCCGAGTACGTCAACGACACGCTCTTGGCCGCCGTGAGCTCGGCCGTACTGGCGGTGCCCTCGTGGGCTCTCACAGCGGCGACGCTAGCGCTGGCAATGGTCTGCCACTTTTGGTAG